TATTCCCCGGAGATAACGAGATTTGATTCCTTGAACTTTCCTCAGACCTCCCTTTACCACAGTTAAGCTTGTTTTGACAAGAACATGATTGGTGCTTCAAAGTGGACAGTGAGATCCCCTTTCGATCAAAGCCCAATGAGGTTGCAGTATAGCTTTGATCTCGCCACTGGCTTCCAAAACGCTCTCTTTGATCTCTAAAGGCCCACTTGTTTGTACTAAGGGACAGTATAAAGGCTTTCCAGGTACCAGTGTACTTCACTCCATCTCAATCTGCAGGACCGATTACACCCTCTTTCAACAGGAGACAGTGGTCATCTTTGAAATTGGCATTGTATAATCAAAGCAACATTTACGCATGATTGACTTCAGTGACATTGTCCTGTGCAACTCTCCAACGGAAATGCCCCATGTGTATTCAAGGTGTACTTTCTATCCAATTTAATGTGCATGAATGGTCTTCCAACtacatacaatgtatatacatgttttatatggtaAGGTTGGAAACAATCTGACGTCCACCCAGTGTTGTCTCAGAAGGactatattcacacacacacacacacacacacacacaccacacacacacacacacacacacacacacacacacacacacacacacacatacagacagacagaggtcTTCGGTCTTCGACAATTCGtgctatattttaatgatgtatGAAGCGATAGAGAAATTTGGAGGTTAACAAATAATGAGCTACGTCAAAGAGATTCAGACCATACATTCAATACTTTGACTTGGCCTACTTTAAGAGAGATTTTCTATTATTATGCAACTAGTTTTATCATTCTTAGTGATTACAAATATAAGTTACGTCAGTCGGAAGACGATTTTCCTGCAATGATTTATCAACGACCCTCTTCCTCCACCAACATAAGTCAATGCATTTGAAGTTAGATGACAAACGGCACCGTTAGATTAATCCCGACTTCATCAACAAAGGCTGATTGATATTCCCCGGAGATAACGAGATTTGATTCCTTGAACTTTCCTCAGACCTCCCTTTACCACAGTTAAGCTTGTTTTGACAAGAACATGATTGGTGCTTCAAAGTGGACAGTGAGATCCCCTTTCGATCAAAGCCCAATGAGGTTGCAGTATAGCTTTGATCTCGCCACTGGCTTCCAAAACGCTCTCTTTGATCTCTAAAGCCCCACTTGTTTGTACTAAGGGACAGTATAAAGGCTTTCCAGGTACCAGTGTACTTCACTCCATCTCAATCTGCAGGACCGATTACACCCTCTTTCAATTATCACAGTATTCGCCCCGACTGCAGCCTACAGTTGTGTAGAAAAGCCCTACAAAATGGATCCAGTTCAAGTTGCCATCAAGCTGAGAGGTCTCCTTCTTGCCCATGACAATGCAGTCAAAGAGATCTTGACCTTAGGTATATATCAACCGTCCTTATCTGCCTgtagaaatgtcaatgtttagcatcttcaaattgaaaatctttTATGACTTTATGTTGATGATTTCTGCCAAGACTTCTAATTTCCCCGTTTAACCtttttcagacatgcaggtgtacaagctgatgcaaaagaTGACGGCCAACTCCTCCAACAAGTGTATAATTCGAGGTGAACAGCTGATCCAGAGACGATGGGTGTTGGAAGGTGTCAAGGAGATGTTtaccatctacagacaaatcaaGTGGCAAGAGGTACAGGCCTGCGTGAATGCCATCACCAAAGATGCTTCTGGAGAAAGTGATACAGGGGCGGATTGGAATGCTGAAACTTCCTTCAATGACGATGATGCTTCTTTCACCGAACTCCAGGTCGACAGCTCATACAGTGAGGACGACGAGGACCAGGAAGACTTCTACAGCAACGACAGCAGCTACGATATGATGACTCTCAGTCGAGCTTTGTCTGTAGACGACTGTGCTCTTCATAGACACGCTTAAGAGAAATCACAAGTTCCAGGCCACATCAAGTAGTGCTACATTAACTTTATTATTGTTCTTGTTCCGAATGCTGTGCCAAGAGCATCCTGTTATATTGTAAAGTAGGATTGGTTGTTGATggttatattcatgaaataaaagtatgAAGTCGATATCATAACCTTTCTCATTTTTGTGACACGTTCGCGACATCGTGAGGACAGCCCTAGGTATAGAAAGCTGTTTTGATACTATGAAACAAACGATTCACACGAGATGATATCTCATGCCTTGGGACATATTGCTTGGGTTCTGACGGTGTCATATCCCTAAAATCTATCCACTCCAATCAATGTAGTGAAAGGTCATCAGTaataaccaactgaaatgaaacacatctggaTATTGGCGATGGAATTCCCATCTTACACAACTTCGGCTACACCTAAGCATAACATGCCCAACCGTTGGCATTTCTTTGACCATATCCATGACGATGACATATCCAAACAATTAAAGGAAACCACTAAAAACACTCATGGTCATTATCTCTCATGCcatatgtcacactttcatctgTGTTCTATCCTTTTGGAATGAACTTACATATATTGCTTGATCTGAACACAAGGGGTTAAACATTGCCAGTGCAAACAACATACAATTCCAAAGCAAACTTTCAAATTGGCATCAGCACAAGTCAGTGGCATTTCTTATTCAAGTCAGAgcagaaacaactcaaaacatCCGAAGAACCTAACAGGAGACAGTGGTCATCTTTGAAATTGGCATTGTATAATCAAAGCAACATTTACGCATGATTGACTTCAGTGACATTGTCCTGTGCAACTCTCCAACGGAAATGCCCCATATGTATTCAAGGTGTACTTTCTATCCAATTTAACGTGCATGAATGGTCTTCCAACtacatacaatgtatatacatgttttatatggtaAGGTTGGAAACAATCTGACGTCCACCCAGTGTTGTCTCAGAAGGactatattcacacacacacacacacacacaccacacacacacacacacacacacacacacacacacacacacacacacacacacacatacagacagacagaggtcTTCGGTCTTCGACAATTCGtgctatattttaatgatgtatGAAGCGATAGAGAAATTTGGAGGTTAACAAATAATGAGCTACGTCAAAGAGATTCAGACCATACATTCAATACTTTGACTTGGCCTACTTTAAGAGAGATTTTCTATTATTATGCAACTAGTTTTATCATTCTTAGTGATTACAAATATAAGTTACGTCAGTCGGAAGACGATTTTCCTGCAATGATTTATCAACGACCCTCTTCCTCCACCAACATAAGTCAATGCATTTGAAGTTAGATGACAAACGGCACCGTTAGATTAATCCCGACTTCATCAACAAAGGCTGATTGATATTCCCCGGAGATAACGAGATTTGATTCCTTGAACTTTCCTCAGACCTCCCTTTACCACAGTTAAGCTTGTTTTGACAAGAACATGATTGGTGCTTCAAAGTGGACAGTGAGATCCCCTTTCGATCAAAGCCCAATGAGGTTGCAGTATAGCTTTGATCTCGCCACTGGCTTCCAAAACGCTCTCTTTGATCTCTAAAGCCCCACTTGTTTGTACTAAGGGACAGTATAAAGGCTTTCCAGGTACCAGTGTACTTCACTCCATCTCAATCTGCAGGACCGATTACACCCTCTTTCAACAGGAGACAGTGGTCATCTTTGAAATTGGCATTGTATAATCAAAGCAACATTTACGCATGATTGACTTCAGTGACATTGTCCTGTGCAACTCTCCAACGGAAATGCCCCATATGTATTCAAGGTGTACTTTCTATCCAATTTAATGTGCATGAATGGTCTTCCAACtacatacaatgtatatacatgttttatatggtaAGGTTGGAAACAATCTGACGTCCACCCAGTGTTGTCTCAGAAGGactatattcacacacacacacacacacacacaccacacacacacacacacacacacacacacacacacacacacacacatacagacagacagaggtcTTCGGTCTTCGACAATTCGtgctatattttaatgatgtatGAAGCGATAGAGAAATTTGGAGGTTAACAAATAATGAGCTACGTCAAAGAGATTCAGACCATACATTCAATACTTTGACTTGGCCTACTTTAAGAGAGATTTTCTATTATTATGCAACTAGTTTTATCATTCTTAGTGATTACAAATATAAGTTACGTCAGTCGGAAGACGATTTTCCTGCAATGATTTATCAACGACCCTCTTCCTCCACCAACATAAGTCAATGCATTTGAAGTTAGATGACAAACGGCACCGTTAGATTAATCCCGACTTCATCAACAAAGGCTGATTGATATTCCCCGGAGATAACGAGATTTGATTCCTTGAACTTTCCTCAGACCTCCCTTTACCACAGTTAAGCTTGTTTTGACAAGAACATGATTGGTGCTTCAAAGTGGACAGTGAGATCCCCTTTCGATCAAAGCCCAATGAGGTTGCAGTATAGCTTTGATCTCGCCACTGGCTTCCAAAACGCTCTCTTTGATCTCTAAAGCCCCACTTGTTTGTACTAAGGGACAGTATAAAGGCTTTCCAGGTACCAGTGTACTTCACTCCATCTCAATCTGCAGGACCGATTACACCCTCTTTCAATTATCACAGTATTCGCCCCGACTGCAGCCTACAGTTGTGTAGAAAAGCCCTACAAAATGGATCCAGTTCAAGTTGCCATCAAGCTGAGAGGTCTCCTTCTTGCCCATGACAATGCAGTCAAAGAGATCTTGACCTTAGGTATATATCAACCGTCCTTATCTGCCTgtagaaatgtcaatgtttagcatcttcaaattgaaaatctttTATGACTTTATGTTGATGATTTCTGCCAAGACTTCTAATTTCCCCGTTTAACCTTTTTCAGACATGCAGAtgtacaagctgatgcaaaagaTGACGGCCAACTCCTCCAACAAGTGTATAATTCGAGGTGAACAGCTGATCCAGAGACGATGGGTGTTGGAAGGTGTCAAGGAGATGTTtaccatctacagacaaatcaaGTGGCAAGAGGTACAGGCCTGCGTGAATGCCATCACCAAAGATGCTTCTGGAGAAAGTGATACAGGGGCGGATTGGAATGCTGAAACTTCCTTCAATGACGATGATGCTTCTTTCACCGAACTCCAGGTCGACAGCTCATACAGTGAGGACGACGAGGACCAGGAAGACTtctacagcaacaacagcagctaCGATATGATGACTCTCAGTCGAGCTTTGTCTGTAGACGACTGTGCTCTTCATAGACACGCTTAAGAGAAATCACAAGTTCCAGGCCACATCAAGTAGTGCTACATTAACTTTATTATTGTTCTTGTTCCGAATGCTGTGCCAAGAGCATCCTGTTATATTGTAAAGTAGGATTGGTTGTTGATggttatattcatgaaataaaagtatgAAGTCGATATCATAACCTTTCTCATTTTTGTGACACGTTCGCGACATCGTGAGGACAGCCCTAGGTATAGAAAGCTGTTTTGATACTATGAAACAAACGATTCACACGAGATGATATCTCATGCCTTGGGACATATTGCTTGGGTTCTGACGGTGTCATATCCCTAAAATCTATCCACTCCAATCAATGTAGTGAAAGGTCATCAGTaataaccaactgaaatgaaacacatctggaTACTGGCGATGGAATTCCCATCTTACACAACTTCGGCTACACctatgtataacatgcccaacCGTTGGCATTTCTTTGACCATATCCATGACGATGACATATCCAAACAATTAAAGGAAACCACTAAAAACACTCATGGCTATTATCTCTCATGCcatatgtcacactttcatctgTGTTCTATCCTTTTGGAATGAACTTACATATATTGCTTGATCTGAACACAAGGGGTTAAACATTGCCAGTGCAAACAACATACAATTCCAAAGCAAACTTTCAAATTGGCATCAGCACAAGTCAGTGGCATTTCTTATTCAAGTCAGAgcagaaacaactcaaaacatCCGAAGAACCTAACAGGAGACAGTGGTCATCTTTGAAATTGGCATTGTATAATCAAAGCAACATTTACGCATGATTGACTTCAGTGACATTGTCCTGTGCAACTCTCCAACGGAAATGCCCCATATGTATTCAAGGTGTACTTTCTTTCCAATTTAACGTGCATCAATGGTCTTCCaactatatacaatgtatatacatgttttatatggtaAGGTTGGAAACAATCTGACGTCCACCCAGTGTTGTCTCAGAAGGactatattcacacacacacacacacacacacacacaccacacacacacacacacacacacacacacacacacacacacacacacacatacagacagacagaggtcTTCGGTCTTCGACAATTCGtgctatattttaatgatgtatGAAGCGATAGAGAAATTTGGAGGTTAACAAATAATGAGCTACGTCAAAGAGATTCAGACCATACATTCAATACTTTGACTTGGCCTACTTTAAGAGAGATTTTCTATTATTATGCAACTAGTTTTATCATTCTTAGTGATTACAAATATAAGTTACGTCAGTCGGAAGACGATTTTCCTGCAATGATTTATCAACGACCCTCTTCCTCCACCAACATAAGTCAATGCATTTGAAGTTAGATGACAAACGGCACCGTTAGATTAATCCCGACTTCATCAACAAAGGCTGATTGATATTCCCCGGAGATAACGAGATTTGATTCCTTGAACTTTCCTCAGACCTACCTTTACCACAGTTAAGCTTGTTTTGACAAGAACATGATTGGTGCTTCAAAGTGGACAGTGAGATCCCCTTTCGATCAAAGCCCAATGAGGTTGCAGTATAGCTTTGATCTCGCCACTGGCTTCCAAAACGCTCTCTTTGATCTCTAAAGCCCCACTTGTTTGTACTAAGGGACAGTATAAAGGCTTTCCAGGTACCAGTGTACTTCACTCCATCTCAATCTGCAGGACCGATTACACCCTCTTTCAATTATCACAGTATTCGCCCCGACTGCAGCCTACAGTTGTGTAGAAAAGCCCTACAAAATGGATCCAGTTCAAGTTGCCATCAAGCTGAGAGGTCTCCTTCTTGCCCATGACAATGCAGTCAAAGAGATCTTGACCTTAGGTATATATCAACCGTCCTTATCTGCCTgtagaaatgtcaatgtttagcatcttcaaattgaaaatctttTATGACTTTATGTTGATGATTTCTGCCAAGACTTCTAATTTCCCCGTTTAACCTTTTTCAGACATGCAGAtgtacaagctgatgcaaaagaTGACGGCCAACTCCTCCAACAAGTGTATAATTCGAGGTGAACAGCTGATCCAGAGACGATGGGTGTTGGAAGGTGTCAAGGAGATGTTtaccatctacagacaaatcaaGTGGCAAGAGGTACAGGCCTGCGTGAATGCCATCACCAAAGATGCTTCTGGAGAAAGTGATACAGGGGCGGATTGGAAT
This genomic stretch from Haliotis asinina isolate JCU_RB_2024 chromosome 4, JCU_Hal_asi_v2, whole genome shotgun sequence harbors:
- the LOC137282008 gene encoding uncharacterized protein, which produces MDPVQVAIKLRGLLLAHDNAVKEILTLDMQVYKLMQKMTANSSNKCIIRGEQLIQRRWVLEGVKEMFTIYRQIKWQEVQACVNAITKDASGESDTGADWNAETSFNDDDASFTELQVDSSYSEDDEDQEDFYSNDSSYDMMTLSRALSVDDCALHRHA